The following coding sequences lie in one Isoptericola variabilis 225 genomic window:
- a CDS encoding zinc-dependent alcohol dehydrogenase: protein MRALTWQGREDVSVETVDDPTIVAPNDAVVRVTSTAICGSDLHLYGILGMFLDAGDVLGHEAMGVVEAVGPEAGDLKVGDRVVVPFNISCGTCFMCSRGLQSQCETTQVREHDKGAALFGYTRLYGSVPGGQAQYLRVPQAQYGPIVVPDDGSPDEQWLYLSDVVPTAWQAVEYADVAPGSSVVVLGLGPIGQMCARIALHKGAGHVVGVDQVPERIAMAARHGVEVLDLNRTGDGDVLEAVRAVTDGRGADCVIDAVGMEAHGSPLAELTQKAVGFLPDAVAAPFVGKAGGDRLAALYTAIDVVRRGGTVSISGVYGGAKDPLPLMQLFDKQVTVRMGQANVRRWLPDVLPLVQDPADPLGVLDLGTHRMSLEQAPDAYRMFQKKEDGCIKVVLDPWA, encoded by the coding sequence ATGCGCGCTCTCACGTGGCAGGGCCGGGAGGACGTGTCGGTCGAGACGGTCGACGACCCGACGATCGTCGCCCCGAACGACGCGGTGGTCCGCGTGACCTCGACGGCGATCTGCGGCTCCGACCTGCACCTGTACGGCATCCTCGGCATGTTCCTCGACGCGGGGGACGTCCTCGGGCACGAGGCGATGGGGGTCGTGGAGGCGGTCGGCCCCGAGGCGGGCGACCTCAAGGTCGGCGACCGCGTCGTCGTGCCGTTCAACATCTCGTGCGGGACCTGCTTCATGTGCTCCCGCGGCCTGCAGTCGCAGTGCGAGACCACGCAGGTCCGCGAGCACGACAAGGGGGCCGCGCTCTTCGGCTACACGCGGCTCTACGGCTCCGTCCCGGGCGGGCAGGCGCAGTACCTGCGCGTCCCGCAGGCGCAGTACGGACCGATCGTCGTGCCCGACGACGGCAGCCCGGACGAGCAGTGGCTCTACCTGTCGGACGTGGTCCCCACGGCGTGGCAGGCCGTCGAGTACGCGGACGTCGCGCCGGGCTCGAGCGTGGTCGTGCTCGGGCTGGGCCCGATCGGGCAGATGTGCGCGCGCATCGCGCTGCACAAGGGCGCCGGGCACGTCGTCGGGGTCGACCAGGTGCCCGAGCGCATCGCCATGGCCGCGCGGCACGGCGTCGAGGTGCTCGACCTCAACCGCACGGGCGACGGCGACGTCCTGGAGGCGGTGCGCGCGGTGACCGACGGGCGCGGGGCCGACTGCGTCATCGACGCGGTCGGCATGGAGGCGCACGGGTCCCCGCTCGCCGAGCTCACGCAGAAGGCCGTCGGGTTCCTGCCCGACGCCGTGGCCGCGCCCTTCGTGGGCAAGGCCGGCGGCGACCGCCTCGCCGCCCTGTACACGGCGATCGACGTCGTGCGGCGCGGCGGGACCGTGTCGATCAGCGGCGTGTACGGGGGAGCGAAGGACCCGCTGCCGCTCATGCAGCTGTTCGACAAGCAGGTCACCGTGCGCATGGGCCAGGCGAACGTGCGGCGCTGGCTGCCCGACGTGCTGCCGCTGGTCCAGGACCCCGCCGACCCGCTCGGCGTCCTGGACCTGGGCACGCACCGCATGTCGCTCGAGCAGGCGCCCGACGCCTACCGCATGTTCCAGAAGAAGGAGGACGGCTGCATCAAGGTCGTCCTGGACCCCTGGGCCTGA
- a CDS encoding carbohydrate ABC transporter permease, translated as MTAVPAGGPPAVDPAPGPAPGPTAVAGTGAPASPPQVAALPRVGAPGGPRRPEPARRRWLRAIVITTLVALTVAFVYPLIWLLSASFKPRAEVFDNRLIPATPTLDNYVTVWQEAPLALWLVNTLVVTVLAAGTVTISSALVAWGFAYFRFRGRGALFGLVLATMMLPGAVTLIPTFLIWNSLGLVGTNVPLWAGNLFGSAFYIFLLRQFFLGLPREPFEAAKLDGANNWTMFWRIAVPLCRPAIVLTFLFEAQASWTDLMRPLVYLQDSSTYTIPRGLKALIDQFGPGGESQWEIVVTASVITTIPMIVLFFLGQRHFVQGISTTGSKG; from the coding sequence ATGACCGCCGTCCCGGCCGGCGGCCCGCCCGCCGTCGACCCGGCGCCGGGCCCGGCTCCCGGCCCGACGGCGGTGGCCGGCACGGGTGCACCGGCGTCGCCCCCGCAGGTGGCAGCCCTCCCGCGCGTCGGCGCCCCGGGCGGCCCGCGCCGCCCCGAGCCCGCGCGGCGACGCTGGCTGCGCGCGATCGTGATCACGACGCTCGTGGCGCTCACCGTGGCCTTCGTCTACCCGCTGATCTGGCTGCTGTCGGCGTCGTTCAAGCCGCGCGCCGAGGTGTTCGACAACCGGCTCATCCCGGCGACGCCCACGCTCGACAACTACGTCACGGTGTGGCAGGAGGCCCCGCTCGCGCTGTGGCTGGTCAACACGCTCGTCGTGACCGTGCTCGCCGCGGGGACCGTGACGATCTCCTCGGCCCTCGTGGCCTGGGGCTTCGCGTACTTCCGGTTCCGCGGCCGCGGCGCGCTGTTCGGGCTCGTGCTCGCGACGATGATGCTGCCGGGCGCGGTCACGCTCATCCCGACGTTCCTCATCTGGAACTCGCTCGGGCTCGTCGGGACGAACGTGCCCCTGTGGGCCGGCAACCTGTTCGGGTCGGCGTTCTACATCTTCCTGCTGCGGCAGTTCTTCCTCGGGCTGCCGCGCGAGCCGTTCGAGGCCGCGAAGCTCGACGGCGCGAACAACTGGACGATGTTCTGGAGGATCGCGGTGCCGCTGTGCCGGCCGGCGATCGTCCTGACGTTCCTCTTCGAGGCGCAGGCGTCGTGGACCGACCTCATGAGGCCGCTCGTCTACCTCCAGGACTCCTCGACCTACACCATCCCGCGCGGCCTCAAGGCGCTCATCGACCAGTTCGGTCCGGGCGGCGAGTCGCAGTGGGAGATCGTCGTCACGGCGTCGGTCATCACGACGATCCCCATGATCGTCCTGTTCTTCCTGGGCCAGCGGCACTTCGTCCAGGGCATCTCCACCACCGGATCGAAGGGATGA
- a CDS encoding carbohydrate ABC transporter permease: MTSAAAAPAARGAPAAPSPRRRRASVSSRRERNAGLRFISPWIVGFLVFTAWPILYSAYLSLTDYDVLTDPSFVGLENYERMAADPKVALALYNTFVYTVIQVPLYVVVALALALLLNQAGRSAGFFRTAFFIPKMTPPVAVGVLLLLLFNGQYGLVNEVLGWFGITGPSWTTDAAWIKPGLALISLWSVGSSVIILLAALRDVPTELYDAARVDGASWWRRTRAVTLPMISGALFFVTVVNTIAAFQMFTEAYSAYFGAGNSTYSNDAALFYVIYLFRQGFEQLNMGYASALAWLLFVVIMLVTAVQLLVSRRLVYYEGEQR, encoded by the coding sequence GTGACCTCGGCCGCGGCGGCCCCCGCGGCACGCGGGGCGCCCGCCGCACCGTCGCCGCGACGCCGCCGCGCGTCCGTGAGCTCACGGCGCGAGCGGAACGCCGGGCTGCGCTTCATCAGCCCGTGGATCGTGGGGTTCCTCGTCTTCACGGCGTGGCCGATCCTCTACAGCGCCTACCTCTCGCTGACCGACTACGACGTCCTCACCGACCCGTCGTTCGTCGGGCTCGAGAACTACGAGCGCATGGCAGCGGACCCCAAGGTCGCCCTGGCCCTGTACAACACGTTCGTCTACACGGTCATCCAGGTGCCGCTCTACGTCGTGGTCGCCCTCGCGCTCGCGCTGCTGCTCAACCAGGCGGGACGGTCGGCCGGATTCTTCCGCACCGCGTTCTTCATCCCCAAGATGACGCCGCCGGTCGCGGTGGGCGTGCTGCTCCTGCTGCTGTTCAACGGGCAGTACGGGCTGGTCAACGAGGTGCTCGGCTGGTTCGGCATCACCGGGCCGTCCTGGACCACCGACGCGGCGTGGATCAAGCCGGGCCTCGCGCTCATCAGCCTGTGGAGCGTGGGGTCCTCGGTCATCATCCTGCTCGCGGCGCTGCGCGACGTGCCGACCGAGCTCTACGACGCCGCGCGCGTCGACGGCGCGAGCTGGTGGCGCCGCACGCGCGCCGTCACGCTCCCCATGATCAGCGGCGCGCTCTTCTTCGTCACGGTGGTCAACACCATCGCGGCGTTCCAGATGTTCACCGAGGCGTACTCGGCGTACTTCGGGGCGGGCAACTCGACGTACTCCAACGACGCCGCGCTGTTCTACGTCATCTACCTGTTCCGGCAGGGCTTCGAGCAGCTCAACATGGGCTACGCGTCCGCGCTGGCCTGGCTGCTCTTCGTCGTCATCATGCTCGTCACCGCGGTGCAGCTCCTCGTGTCGCGGCGGCTCGTCTACTACGAGGGGGAGCAGCGATGA
- a CDS encoding ABC transporter substrate-binding protein: MRRKLPSTIVLAVATALALAACAQGTQSQDEGDSEGGGVDFGAEPGDRLSIMGFGTGDEIATVRYERALEALGDVDVRLAEGELDIQAFLSAVASGNPPDIVYANRDQIGTFASRGAIIPLDECIEAHEIDVDAYRDAALAQVTFDDQVYGIPEFNQVQLTMANADLLSAAGFTVEDVNGSDRETIQAANEAIMANEGGKLSVIGYDSKLPEFLPLWAKTAGKDLLSEDGRTAQLDDPDVVEALEFAVGVYDAQGGFPAVKTFRDSADFFGAGNQFASGTLGAMPMEQWYINVLNEVSPDAPLAFDAFRGTDGEAIAFATGSAWAVPRGSANPQAACLFAKTMTETESWLAAAEARASDREANGLVFTGVLTGNEEADEQIRSELVPTDAPAPWSDAIDAMYEANEAAFTLPANPADAEFKTAWQDAVNRVLNGQQEPADALAQAQQEAQSALDEAWATWEEDNS; the protein is encoded by the coding sequence GTGCGCAGAAAGCTGCCGTCCACGATCGTGCTCGCCGTCGCGACGGCACTCGCCCTCGCCGCGTGCGCGCAGGGGACCCAGAGCCAGGACGAGGGCGACTCCGAGGGTGGCGGCGTCGACTTCGGCGCCGAGCCGGGCGACCGGCTGTCCATCATGGGCTTCGGCACCGGTGACGAGATCGCGACGGTGCGGTACGAGCGCGCGCTCGAGGCGCTGGGGGACGTCGACGTCCGCCTCGCCGAGGGCGAGCTCGACATCCAGGCCTTCCTGTCCGCCGTCGCGTCCGGCAACCCGCCCGACATCGTCTACGCCAACCGCGACCAGATCGGGACGTTCGCCTCCCGCGGCGCGATCATCCCGCTCGACGAGTGCATCGAGGCGCACGAGATCGACGTCGACGCCTACCGCGACGCCGCGCTCGCGCAGGTGACGTTCGACGACCAGGTGTACGGCATCCCCGAGTTCAACCAGGTCCAGCTCACGATGGCCAACGCCGACCTGCTGAGCGCCGCGGGCTTCACCGTCGAGGACGTCAACGGCTCCGACCGCGAGACGATCCAGGCCGCCAACGAGGCGATCATGGCGAACGAGGGCGGCAAGCTCTCCGTGATCGGGTACGACTCCAAGCTGCCCGAGTTCCTGCCGCTGTGGGCGAAGACCGCCGGCAAGGACCTGCTCTCCGAGGACGGCCGCACGGCCCAGCTCGACGACCCGGACGTCGTCGAGGCGCTCGAGTTCGCCGTCGGCGTCTACGACGCCCAGGGCGGCTTCCCCGCCGTCAAGACGTTCCGCGACTCGGCCGACTTCTTCGGGGCGGGCAACCAGTTCGCCTCCGGCACGCTCGGCGCGATGCCCATGGAGCAGTGGTACATCAACGTGCTCAACGAGGTCTCGCCCGACGCCCCGCTCGCGTTCGACGCGTTCCGCGGCACCGACGGCGAGGCGATCGCGTTCGCGACGGGCTCGGCCTGGGCGGTCCCGCGCGGCAGCGCCAACCCGCAGGCCGCGTGCCTGTTCGCCAAGACCATGACCGAGACCGAGTCCTGGCTCGCCGCCGCCGAGGCCCGCGCGTCGGACCGCGAGGCGAACGGCCTCGTGTTCACGGGCGTGCTCACGGGCAACGAGGAGGCCGACGAGCAGATCCGCTCCGAGCTCGTGCCGACCGACGCCCCGGCGCCGTGGTCCGACGCGATCGACGCGATGTACGAGGCCAACGAGGCCGCGTTCACCCTCCCGGCGAACCCCGCCGACGCCGAGTTCAAGACCGCGTGGCAGGACGCCGTCAACCGCGTCCTCAACGGGCAGCAGGAGCCCGCCGACGCGCTCGCCCAGGCCCAGCAGGAGGCGCAGTCCGCTCTCGACGAGGCGTGGGCGACGTGGGAGGAGGACAACTCGTGA
- a CDS encoding DUF6328 family protein, whose amino-acid sequence MADAVAGLGGPSHGGRRETVEERSDRNWAELLQELRVMQTGVQILTGFLLTLPFQPRFADLDAYQRAVYLVLVVLSVATTGMLVSPVALHRALFRKHLKPQTVTGGDRMTRVAIVLLAFVMTGTVLLIFDVVVDRTAGLVVGASILGVLLFLWAVVPAVVRRRG is encoded by the coding sequence ATGGCGGACGCCGTGGCGGGCCTCGGCGGCCCCTCGCACGGGGGCCGGCGGGAGACGGTCGAGGAGCGCTCGGACCGCAACTGGGCCGAGCTGCTGCAGGAGCTGCGCGTGATGCAGACCGGGGTGCAGATCCTCACCGGCTTCCTGCTGACGCTGCCGTTCCAGCCCCGGTTCGCGGACCTCGACGCCTACCAGCGCGCGGTCTACCTCGTGCTGGTGGTGCTGTCCGTGGCGACGACGGGCATGCTCGTCTCCCCCGTCGCGCTGCACCGTGCGCTCTTCCGCAAGCACCTCAAGCCGCAGACGGTCACCGGTGGCGACCGCATGACGCGCGTCGCGATCGTCCTGCTCGCGTTCGTGATGACGGGGACGGTCCTGCTGATCTTCGACGTCGTGGTGGACCGCACCGCGGGCCTGGTCGTCGGCGCCTCGATCCTGGGCGTCCTGCTGTTCCTGTGGGCGGTCGTGCCCGCCGTCGTGCGCCGGCGCGGCTGA
- a CDS encoding LysR family transcriptional regulator: MATDPRRLAFLLAVHRAGGVLAAADLLHVTPSAVSQQIARLEAEEGYAVLDRGPRGVTLTAAGRVLADAAERIEAELLEARQAIAALGEGVTGQVKLGAFQTAIRAVVAPTLAALAERHPGVEVDVREHEPAEAVRMLRAGDLDVVLLERDVDVDAPAPRGAHDVPLLDEPWRLVVPTSMPTPERIDDLRDVTWIGPEAGTAADRALRRLSRALGATPTTRHAYFDFDTALALVAAGQGVAMLPSLALQGGDVPDGVEVVGLPGLGSRRLVVRHRATRHEPSRAVRAVVDAMVDVARDLELA; this comes from the coding sequence ATGGCAACCGACCCACGAAGACTTGCCTTCCTCCTTGCCGTGCACCGCGCGGGGGGCGTGCTCGCGGCAGCGGATCTTCTGCACGTCACCCCGTCCGCGGTGTCCCAGCAGATCGCCCGGCTCGAGGCCGAGGAGGGCTACGCGGTGCTCGACCGCGGGCCGCGCGGCGTCACGCTCACGGCGGCGGGCCGCGTGCTCGCGGACGCGGCCGAGCGGATCGAGGCCGAGCTGCTCGAGGCGCGCCAGGCGATCGCCGCGCTCGGCGAGGGCGTCACGGGACAGGTCAAGCTCGGGGCGTTCCAGACGGCGATCCGCGCGGTCGTCGCGCCCACGCTCGCCGCCCTGGCCGAGCGCCACCCCGGCGTCGAGGTCGACGTGCGCGAGCACGAGCCCGCCGAGGCCGTGCGCATGCTGCGCGCAGGCGACCTCGACGTCGTCCTGCTCGAGCGCGACGTCGACGTCGACGCCCCGGCCCCGCGCGGCGCGCACGACGTCCCGCTGCTCGACGAGCCGTGGCGGCTCGTCGTCCCGACGTCGATGCCGACGCCCGAGCGCATCGACGACCTGCGCGACGTCACGTGGATCGGCCCCGAGGCCGGCACGGCCGCCGACCGCGCGCTGCGCCGGCTGTCGCGCGCGCTCGGCGCCACGCCCACCACGCGCCACGCCTACTTCGACTTCGACACCGCGCTCGCGCTCGTCGCCGCGGGGCAGGGCGTCGCGATGCTGCCGTCGCTCGCGCTCCAGGGCGGGGACGTGCCCGACGGCGTCGAGGTCGTCGGGCTTCCCGGGCTCGGCTCGCGGCGGCTCGTCGTGCGGCACCGCGCGACGCGGCACGAGCCCAGCCGCGCCGTGCGCGCCGTCGTCGACGCGATGGTCGACGTCGCGCGCGACCTCGAGCTCGCCTAG